DNA sequence from the Catenulispora sp. GP43 genome:
GGAGCCCGGATCCTGGTGGTCGAGGACGACGCCGGGATCGCCCAGTCGCTGGTCCGCGGGCTGGCCAGGGCCGGCTACGTGGTGGACACCGCGAGCACCGGCGCGGACGCGCTCGCCGCCCCGCCGGCCGACGTGGTGCTGCTCGACCTGGGCCTTCCGGACGTGGACGGCGTCGAGGTGTGCCGCCGGCTGCGGCGTCGCGGCGACGTGGCGATCATCGTGGTGACCGCCCGCGGCGAGGAGAGCGACCGGGTGGCCACCTTGGACGAGGGGGCCGACGACTACCTGGTCAAGCCGTTCGGGCTGGCCGAGCTGCTGGCGCGGGTGCGCGCGGTGCTGCGACGGGTCCGGCCGGCCGGTCCGGCGGTGTACCTGTACGGGCCGCTGGCCGTGGACCCGCGCACCCGCCGCGTCACCGTCTCCGGCGCCGAGGTGATGCTCACGCCGAAGGAGTTCGACATCCTCGAGTGCCTGGCCGCCGATCCGGGCCGCGTGGTCTCCCGGCAGGAGCTGCTGGAGCGGGCCTGGGACGCGAACTGGTACGGGCCGACGAAGGTGCTCGACGTCCACGTCGCCGCGCT
Encoded proteins:
- a CDS encoding response regulator transcription factor, with the protein product MERIGTEPGARILVVEDDAGIAQSLVRGLARAGYVVDTASTGADALAAPPADVVLLDLGLPDVDGVEVCRRLRRRGDVAIIVVTARGEESDRVATLDEGADDYLVKPFGLAELLARVRAVLRRVRPAGPAVYLYGPLAVDPRTRRVTVSGAEVMLTPKEFDILECLAADPGRVVSRQELLERAWDANWYGPTKVLDVHVAALRRKLGVEGLVETVYGRGFRLGRIAAPPATDPSGG